Proteins encoded within one genomic window of Haematobia irritans isolate KBUSLIRL chromosome 5, ASM5000362v1, whole genome shotgun sequence:
- the LOC142239447 gene encoding deubiquitinase DESI2, which yields MFSNGLPCNLPFPSCLGISKDSGNDELLPSNTGNREPVILNVYDMYWINEYTTSIGLGVFHSGVEIFGTEFAYGGHPFPFTGVFEITPRDHDELGDQFQFRQSIQIGCTDFTYQEVRRIVEELGNQFRGDRYHLMNNNCNHFSSALTQILCGQEIPSWVNRLAHFSSCVPFLQRCLPKEWLTPNALQQSITAIQERDDSENSPL from the exons ATGTTTTCGAACGGTCTTCCTtgcaatttaccatttcccagttGTTTGGGCATATCGAAAGACAGTGGGAATGATGAATTATTACCCTCGAATACTGGAAATAGAGAACCTGTCATATTAAATGTATACGATATG TATTGGATTAACGAATACACAACATCTATTGGTTTGGGAGTCTTTCATTCCGgagtagaaatttttggcacagaATTCGCATATGGAGGTCATCCATTCCCCTTTACTGGAGTATTCGAAATTACACCAAGGGACCACGATGAACTGGGCGATCAGTTTCAATTCAGACAGAGTATACAAATAGGATGTACAGATTTCACTTATCAGGAAGTCCGTCGTATTGTAGAG GAGTTGGGAAATCAATTTAGAGGTGATCGTTATCATTTAATGAACAATAATTGCAATCATTTCTCCAGTGCACTTACTCAG aTCCTTTGCGGCCAAGAAATCCCCAGTTGGGTAAATCGGTTAGCTCATTTCAGTTCATGTGTACCTTTTTTACAAAGATGCTTGCCAAA ggaATGGCTAACTCCGAATGCCTTACAGCAGAGCATAACTGCTATTCAAGAGCGTGATGATTCTGAAAATAGCCCCCTTTGA